In a single window of the Aridibaculum aurantiacum genome:
- the lptB gene encoding LPS export ABC transporter ATP-binding protein has translation MSLTIHTDNLVKTYRSRTVVNHVSVDVKQGEIVGLLGPNGAGKTTTFYMVVGLIKPDEGKVYLDDKDITKLPMYKRAQMGIGYLPQEASVFRKLTVEDNIKAVLEMTKLSRKEQKLKLESLLDEFNLHHVRKNNGDSLSGGERRRTEIARALAVDPKFILLDEPFAGVDPIAVEDIQSVVAKLKYRNIGILITDHNVNETLSICDRAYLLIDGKIFKHGTAEQLSDDPEVRRLYLGTNFELKRKDWIIDMERNNALTRAANAAAPIEDTEDSSSTNL, from the coding sequence TTGAGCCTAACGATCCATACTGACAATCTTGTAAAGACTTACCGTAGTCGTACGGTGGTTAATCACGTTTCGGTAGATGTAAAGCAAGGGGAGATAGTAGGGTTGCTGGGACCCAATGGTGCCGGTAAAACAACTACCTTTTACATGGTAGTAGGTTTAATAAAACCTGACGAAGGAAAGGTGTACCTTGATGATAAGGACATTACCAAATTACCTATGTACAAACGTGCCCAGATGGGTATCGGATACCTGCCACAGGAAGCCAGTGTTTTTAGAAAACTTACCGTAGAGGATAACATAAAAGCAGTGCTGGAAATGACTAAGCTGAGCCGGAAGGAACAAAAGCTAAAACTGGAAAGCCTGCTGGATGAATTTAACCTGCACCATGTACGGAAAAACAATGGTGATAGCCTGAGTGGTGGTGAGAGACGTAGAACAGAAATTGCCCGTGCACTGGCCGTTGATCCAAAATTCATTTTGCTTGATGAGCCATTTGCCGGCGTAGACCCAATAGCCGTAGAAGATATTCAAAGCGTGGTAGCCAAATTAAAATACCGCAACATTGGAATTCTTATCACGGATCACAATGTAAACGAGACCTTATCTATTTGTGATCGTGCTTATTTATTGATCGATGGAAAGATCTTTAAACATGGTACGGCAGAGCAATTATCCGACGATCCTGAAGTGAGACGTTTGTACTTAGGAACAAACTTTGAACTGAAACGTAAAGACTGGATCATAGATATGGAGCGGAACAATGCACTGACACGTGCCGCCAATGCTGCTGCACCTATTGAAGACACCGAAGATTCGTCATCTACTAACTTATAA
- a CDS encoding methylenetetrahydrofolate reductase: MKVTEHLANAKDTLITFEVLPPLKGKSINSIYEHLDPLMEFKPSWINVTYHRSESMFKKKPDGTFEKVEVRKRPGTVGICASIMNHYKIDAVPHFICGGFTKRETEDALIDLNFLDVDNVLVLRGDAPKNESSFEPEPGGHAYAIDLLKQVVNLNNGIYLDEDILNGGKTNFCIGVAGYPEKHFEAPNPEIDLQRLKEKVDAGGCYIMTQMFFDNEKFYSFVKACRDIGIDVPIIPGLKPITTKKQLSVLPRIFHVDIPTELSNEIMRCKNDADCEKVGTEWLTHQSKELKKFGVPVLHYYTLGKPKVIWNVVKELV, from the coding sequence ATGAAAGTTACCGAACACCTGGCCAATGCCAAGGATACCCTGATAACCTTTGAAGTTTTGCCCCCGCTGAAAGGCAAGAGCATCAATTCGATATACGAGCACCTGGACCCATTGATGGAATTCAAGCCATCATGGATCAATGTGACCTATCATCGAAGCGAAAGTATGTTCAAGAAAAAGCCAGACGGAACTTTTGAAAAAGTAGAGGTGCGTAAGCGGCCTGGTACAGTAGGTATTTGTGCGTCTATCATGAACCACTACAAGATAGATGCGGTGCCGCATTTTATCTGTGGAGGTTTTACAAAACGCGAAACAGAGGATGCATTGATTGACCTGAACTTCCTGGATGTAGACAATGTATTGGTATTGCGAGGTGATGCTCCTAAAAATGAAAGTTCATTTGAACCGGAACCAGGCGGACACGCATACGCTATAGATCTGCTAAAGCAGGTGGTTAACCTGAACAATGGTATCTACCTGGATGAAGACATTCTGAATGGTGGCAAGACTAACTTTTGCATTGGTGTGGCAGGTTATCCTGAAAAACATTTTGAAGCACCTAATCCTGAAATAGATCTGCAGCGTTTGAAAGAGAAGGTGGATGCCGGTGGATGTTATATAATGACGCAGATGTTTTTTGACAACGAAAAGTTCTACAGCTTTGTTAAAGCCTGTCGAGATATTGGAATTGATGTTCCCATCATTCCAGGTTTGAAGCCAATAACAACCAAGAAACAACTATCTGTTTTACCGCGAATTTTTCATGTTGATATTCCTACTGAACTATCGAACGAAATAATGAGATGTAAGAATGATGCGGACTGTGAAAAAGTAGGAACAGAATGGCTTACTCACCAGAGTAAAGAACTGAAGAAGTTCGGTGTTCCTGTTCTGCACTATTATACATTGGGTAAACCTAAAGTGATCTGGAACGTAGTGAAAGAACTGGTTTAA
- the pxpB gene encoding 5-oxoprolinase subunit PxpB translates to MIESRYTISPTGDSAISISFGNTVDEVLNHKVMHLFHFLLEQKPWWVLDVILAYASLTVVYDLSAVKSFNGSSAFSFVHHWLQQAVEQVDVKADVVKQVLPIPVCYHPSLAPDLELVAAFAKASIEEVIHLHTSRIYTVYMIGFLPGFAYMGKVHEQIAAPRLATPRTAVPAGSVGIAGMQTGIYPLPSPGGWNIIGQTPLVLFNKNGQQPCCFQPGDKVQFQAISIEEYKAFQQP, encoded by the coding sequence ATGATTGAAAGTCGATACACAATTTCACCAACAGGCGACAGCGCAATCAGCATAAGCTTTGGCAACACAGTGGATGAAGTATTGAATCATAAGGTGATGCATTTGTTTCATTTCCTGCTGGAACAGAAGCCATGGTGGGTGCTTGATGTTATTCTAGCTTATGCATCGCTTACTGTTGTTTACGATCTGTCAGCAGTGAAATCATTTAATGGTAGTAGTGCTTTTTCTTTTGTTCATCATTGGCTGCAGCAGGCGGTAGAGCAAGTTGATGTAAAAGCAGATGTTGTAAAGCAAGTACTGCCAATACCTGTTTGTTATCATCCTTCTCTTGCGCCCGACCTGGAGCTGGTTGCAGCATTTGCCAAGGCTTCAATAGAAGAAGTTATCCATCTTCATACATCGCGCATATATACCGTGTATATGATTGGCTTCCTTCCTGGTTTTGCTTATATGGGAAAAGTGCATGAACAAATTGCAGCTCCACGTCTGGCTACGCCGCGTACTGCTGTGCCTGCAGGAAGTGTAGGAATAGCAGGAATGCAAACAGGCATCTACCCGCTGCCATCGCCGGGCGGATGGAATATCATAGGTCAAACGCCTCTTGTCTTGTTTAATAAAAACGGGCAGCAGCCATGTTGTTTTCAGCCGGGTGATAAGGTGCAGTTTCAAGCTATTTCAATAGAAGAATATAAAGCGTTTCAGCAGCCATGA
- a CDS encoding biotin-dependent carboxyltransferase family protein: MSVTVVKHGLMDTMQDMGRYGYQHFGINPGGVVDPVAAAIANQLVGNPAQAAVIEMHFPAASFHFSEDAVIAISGADFSAVAGDEHVPVHAAFPIAAGTSLSFKRPVSGARCYLAVRGGWKAEDWLGSYSTNLKVRAGGYQGNPLRKGDELDIQPTTTPGAGLLNLDLRQVNCLYNPGAIRVVCGAQYHWLLDISKKQFTTSPFTISSQSDRMGYRMVGETLETSIREELVSSAVTRGAIQLLPSGQLVVLMADHQTTGGYPVVAHVITADFPSLAQKQVNEKVTFELVTIKEAEEAYMQQHTLLKKLFDK; the protein is encoded by the coding sequence ATGAGTGTAACAGTGGTAAAACATGGTTTGATGGATACCATGCAGGATATGGGCAGGTATGGCTACCAACATTTCGGTATCAATCCTGGTGGTGTAGTGGATCCTGTGGCTGCGGCCATTGCTAATCAACTAGTAGGCAATCCTGCACAGGCTGCGGTTATAGAAATGCATTTCCCTGCGGCATCTTTTCATTTTTCTGAAGATGCTGTAATAGCTATTTCTGGGGCTGATTTTTCTGCTGTTGCAGGTGATGAGCACGTTCCTGTACATGCTGCTTTTCCAATTGCAGCAGGTACTAGTTTGTCATTTAAAAGACCAGTGAGTGGAGCACGTTGTTACCTGGCGGTACGTGGAGGATGGAAAGCTGAGGATTGGTTGGGCAGCTATAGCACCAACCTGAAAGTAAGGGCAGGAGGTTACCAGGGAAATCCTTTACGTAAAGGAGATGAGCTAGACATTCAACCCACCACAACTCCCGGTGCAGGTTTACTCAATCTTGATCTTCGGCAGGTAAACTGTTTATATAATCCAGGTGCTATTCGTGTTGTTTGTGGAGCACAATACCATTGGCTTTTAGATATTTCAAAAAAACAATTTACCACTTCTCCTTTCACCATCTCCAGCCAAAGCGATAGGATGGGCTACCGTATGGTAGGAGAGACTTTGGAAACATCTATCCGGGAGGAATTAGTTTCATCAGCTGTAACAAGAGGAGCCATACAACTGCTGCCGTCTGGACAGTTGGTAGTGCTGATGGCGGATCATCAGACAACAGGCGGCTATCCTGTAGTGGCGCATGTTATAACAGCCGATTTTCCATCGCTGGCGCAAAAGCAGGTAAATGAAAAGGTGACATTTGAATTAGTAACAATAAAAGAAGCAGAAGAAGCTTACATGCAGCAGCACACTTTGTTGAAAAAGCTATTTGATAAATAA
- a CDS encoding 5-oxoprolinase subunit PxpA, producing the protein MENLLNKQQQPEIDLNCDLGEGYPHDPALMPYISSANIACTFHAGDYDTMVQTVRLAKQHNVAVGAHPGFADKENFGRRELPLSPEQVYDLVSEQLRLIGQVCKEEDIVLQHVKPHGALYNMAARDAPIAAAVADAVFNHDKDLVLYGLSGSQLIKEAKKKGLKTASEVFADRTYQDDGTLTPRSAANALIQDTATSIKQVLQVVQQRKVQSVNEVAVEVAADTICIHGDGEHAVEFAKAIHAALLNETILIQPPAVK; encoded by the coding sequence ATGGAAAACTTATTAAATAAACAGCAACAGCCGGAAATTGATCTGAACTGTGATTTGGGTGAGGGCTACCCACATGATCCTGCTTTGATGCCATACATCTCATCAGCCAATATTGCCTGCACTTTTCATGCGGGTGATTATGATACGATGGTGCAGACGGTGCGGCTTGCTAAGCAACACAATGTTGCTGTTGGCGCTCATCCAGGTTTTGCAGATAAAGAGAACTTTGGCCGCAGAGAACTGCCGCTTTCACCGGAGCAGGTGTACGACCTGGTAAGCGAGCAGCTGCGCTTAATCGGGCAGGTTTGCAAAGAAGAAGATATTGTTCTGCAACATGTAAAACCACATGGAGCATTATACAACATGGCAGCACGCGATGCTCCAATTGCCGCTGCAGTTGCAGATGCTGTATTCAATCATGACAAAGATCTGGTGCTTTACGGGTTGAGCGGAAGCCAGTTAATAAAGGAAGCGAAGAAGAAAGGATTAAAGACAGCAAGTGAAGTCTTTGCCGATCGTACTTACCAGGATGATGGAACACTTACCCCACGATCTGCTGCAAATGCTCTTATACAGGATACTGCAACATCTATCAAACAGGTGCTGCAGGTGGTTCAACAGCGAAAGGTGCAATCAGTAAATGAAGTGGCCGTAGAGGTAGCTGCAGACACTATCTGCATACATGGTGATGGTGAGCATGCAGTAGAATTTGCTAAAGCTATTCATGCGGCGTTGCTAAATGAAACAATTCTCATTCAACCGCCTGCTGTAAAATAA
- a CDS encoding CHRD domain-containing protein, with protein sequence MKKSFTLCICLFLCISSFSQFRYFYGVLSGANEVPPNSSTASGVVLAIYNTNNRMLEVYGNYNGLTSTISGSHIHLGAAGTNGGVIVGLANTGGTSGTLSGSGVLTASDETQLLAGNTYANVHSTTFPGGEIRSQLVEATNFMSFFFNARLQGAQEVPPNSSTATGGVSALIDLNTDKIYITGSYSNLSSTISGSHLHIGSVGINGPVAVTLVNSGGTSGTLHAAGTISPDAMDSLVRSRTYINVHSTNFPGGEIRGQLVQFSQQRFLGGRLSGANEVPPNSSVATGTVIARYNDGTGEVELTGDYQNLSSPISGSHIHLGSAGINGPVIVTLTNTGGTTGTLSGSGPLTQNQRDSLLSGRMYVNVHSTSFPGGEIRAQLIPGTSGETNYFRNGLSSSQEVPANPSAATGTVTAIVDRITGQVYVTGTYSGLTSNITGSHIHRGVTGANGPVILTLINTGGTSGTISGSGVFTQALVDSMINGFTYANVHSTTYTGGEIRAQLGNLVLPVKLQSFSGYKDRNKVVLVWNVLSEQQVKHYEIEQQNTRDGSWMFKSTITARGAGSAATYKADDVPAEFGQPYLHYRLKMVDKDGRIEYSPVARINFTSTEASLVLLSNPVKNTLHYTLGGLRTADKTEVSIIDQHGRRIHSERVAASGVHQVDISRLGAGVYILVAKTDDHVLQQRFVKQ encoded by the coding sequence ATGAAAAAAAGCTTTACGCTCTGTATCTGCCTCTTTCTCTGTATTTCCTCCTTTAGCCAATTCCGCTACTTCTATGGCGTGCTATCGGGAGCCAATGAAGTTCCACCAAATTCTTCTACAGCCAGTGGTGTGGTGCTGGCAATATATAATACAAACAACAGGATGCTGGAAGTGTATGGAAACTACAATGGCCTTACCAGTACTATCTCCGGCTCTCACATCCATCTTGGTGCAGCAGGCACTAACGGTGGCGTTATCGTAGGTTTAGCTAACACAGGTGGTACGTCAGGAACATTAAGCGGATCAGGTGTGCTGACCGCTTCTGACGAAACACAGCTGCTGGCTGGTAACACTTATGCCAATGTGCACAGCACAACGTTTCCTGGCGGTGAAATACGTTCGCAGCTGGTAGAGGCAACCAACTTCATGTCGTTCTTTTTCAATGCGAGGCTACAAGGCGCACAAGAAGTACCACCTAATTCTTCTACAGCTACTGGCGGCGTTTCTGCCCTAATTGACTTGAACACCGACAAGATCTACATTACCGGCAGCTACTCAAATCTCTCTTCTACCATCAGCGGCTCACACCTGCATATTGGTTCCGTTGGTATAAATGGTCCCGTAGCTGTTACCCTGGTAAACAGCGGCGGCACATCAGGAACATTACATGCTGCAGGCACCATAAGTCCTGATGCAATGGATTCGCTGGTTAGAAGCCGAACCTATATCAACGTCCACTCTACTAATTTTCCGGGTGGCGAGATCAGGGGCCAACTGGTTCAATTTTCACAGCAGCGATTTTTAGGCGGCAGGCTGTCTGGAGCTAACGAAGTACCGCCAAATAGTTCAGTAGCTACGGGAACTGTGATCGCCCGGTACAATGACGGAACAGGCGAGGTAGAGCTGACGGGCGATTATCAAAATCTTTCTTCGCCTATCTCTGGTTCTCACATTCACCTCGGTTCCGCAGGCATCAATGGACCTGTGATAGTAACCCTCACCAATACAGGAGGTACAACAGGAACACTTTCAGGAAGTGGTCCTCTTACCCAAAACCAACGCGATTCGTTGCTTAGCGGCAGAATGTATGTAAATGTTCACTCTACCAGTTTTCCTGGCGGAGAGATACGGGCTCAATTGATACCGGGCACCAGTGGCGAAACCAATTACTTCAGGAATGGCCTGTCGTCTTCACAGGAAGTACCCGCTAATCCATCTGCAGCTACGGGTACGGTGACAGCAATAGTGGACAGGATTACTGGGCAAGTGTATGTTACAGGCACCTATTCCGGCCTTACCTCCAACATCACCGGCTCGCACATACACCGTGGTGTTACAGGCGCAAATGGACCAGTAATTCTAACCCTGATTAATACAGGTGGCACATCAGGTACTATATCAGGAAGTGGTGTGTTCACACAGGCGCTTGTAGATTCGATGATCAATGGCTTCACTTATGCCAATGTTCACTCTACCACCTACACTGGTGGAGAAATCAGAGCGCAGCTGGGAAACCTTGTTCTACCGGTAAAACTGCAATCGTTTAGTGGCTACAAAGACCGCAACAAGGTTGTACTGGTATGGAACGTGTTATCGGAGCAGCAGGTAAAGCATTACGAGATAGAACAACAAAATACCCGCGATGGCAGCTGGATGTTTAAATCGACAATAACTGCAAGGGGAGCTGGTAGCGCTGCTACCTATAAAGCTGACGATGTGCCTGCAGAATTTGGTCAGCCGTATTTACACTACCGGCTGAAGATGGTAGACAAAGACGGTCGTATTGAATATTCACCAGTTGCCAGGATCAATTTCACGAGCACGGAAGCTTCACTTGTATTGCTATCCAATCCTGTAAAGAACACCTTACACTATACTTTAGGTGGATTGCGAACAGCAGATAAAACCGAGGTAAGTATTATAGATCAGCATGGAAGGCGGATACATAGTGAGAGAGTTGCAGCAAGCGGAGTGCATCAGGTAGATATAAGCCGACTGGGAGCAGGAGTGTATATACTGGTGGCTAAAACAGACGACCATGTACTGCAACAGCGATTTGTAAAACAATAA
- the typA gene encoding translational GTPase TypA, whose amino-acid sequence MDIRNIAIIAHVDHGKTTLVDRILHQTNVFRANQETGELIMDSNDLEKERGITIFSKNASVVYKGVKINVIDTPGHADFGGEVERVLKMADGVCLLVDAFEGPMPQTRFVLQKALQLNLKPIVIINKVDKPNCRPDEVHDAVFELFFNLDATEEQLDFPTFYGSGKNGWFNSKNEQCEDITPLLDGILEHVPAPKVPEGNLQLQITSLDYSTFLGRIAVGKVNRGEIKEGQPFSLVRADGSILKSRVKELYIFESLGKRKVQEVKAGDICAVVGLEDFTIGDTIADFENPEALPIISVDEPTMSMMFSINNSPFFGKEGKFVTSRHLRDRLMKETEKNLALRVEDTDSADSFLVYGRGILHLGVLVETMRREGYELTVGNPQVLVKTIDGKKHEPYEILVVDVPQEFSGKVIDLVTQRKGEMLVMESKGEMQHLEFEIPSRGLIGLRSNMLTATAGEAVMAHRFAEYKPWKGNIPGRNNGVLISKNTEKTTGYSIDKLQDRGVFFVDPGEEVYTGQIIAEHIKPGDLVVNATEGKKLTNHRASGSDDATRIAPKTLMTLEECMEYIQQDECIEVTPKSIRMRKVLLNEEDRKRVSKSMSAESLA is encoded by the coding sequence ATGGACATCAGGAATATCGCAATCATTGCACACGTTGACCACGGTAAGACTACATTGGTTGACAGAATTTTGCACCAAACCAATGTGTTTCGTGCAAACCAGGAAACAGGTGAATTGATAATGGATAGTAACGATCTTGAGAAAGAGCGTGGTATCACCATTTTCAGTAAAAATGCCTCTGTAGTTTACAAAGGAGTTAAGATCAACGTGATTGATACCCCGGGCCACGCCGACTTTGGTGGTGAGGTAGAAAGGGTATTGAAAATGGCTGATGGTGTTTGCCTATTGGTGGATGCTTTCGAAGGTCCTATGCCTCAAACTCGTTTCGTTCTTCAGAAAGCTTTGCAGCTTAACCTGAAGCCGATCGTGATCATCAACAAAGTAGATAAGCCAAACTGCCGCCCTGATGAAGTGCATGATGCAGTTTTCGAACTTTTCTTCAACCTTGATGCAACAGAAGAGCAGCTTGATTTCCCTACCTTCTACGGTTCTGGTAAAAACGGCTGGTTCAACAGCAAAAACGAGCAGTGTGAAGATATCACTCCACTACTGGATGGTATATTGGAACACGTGCCTGCTCCTAAAGTTCCTGAAGGAAATCTTCAGCTACAGATCACTTCTCTTGACTACTCTACTTTCCTTGGCCGTATAGCTGTAGGTAAAGTAAATCGTGGCGAAATAAAAGAAGGTCAACCTTTCAGCCTTGTACGTGCAGATGGTTCTATCCTGAAATCGCGTGTGAAAGAATTGTACATATTCGAATCACTGGGTAAGCGTAAGGTGCAGGAAGTAAAGGCCGGTGATATTTGCGCGGTAGTAGGATTAGAAGATTTCACCATTGGTGATACCATTGCAGATTTCGAAAATCCTGAAGCGCTTCCTATCATCAGCGTGGATGAGCCTACTATGAGCATGATGTTCAGCATCAACAACTCACCTTTTTTTGGTAAAGAAGGAAAATTTGTAACCTCACGTCACCTGCGTGACCGCCTGATGAAGGAAACTGAAAAGAACCTGGCGCTTCGCGTAGAAGATACTGACAGTGCTGATAGCTTCCTTGTTTATGGCCGTGGTATCCTTCACTTAGGTGTATTGGTAGAAACCATGCGTCGTGAAGGTTATGAGCTAACTGTAGGTAACCCACAGGTGCTTGTAAAAACCATCGATGGCAAAAAACACGAACCATACGAAATACTGGTGGTAGATGTACCGCAGGAGTTCAGTGGAAAGGTGATTGACCTGGTAACACAACGTAAAGGTGAAATGCTGGTAATGGAGAGCAAAGGTGAAATGCAACACCTGGAGTTCGAAATTCCTTCACGTGGTTTGATCGGTCTTCGTTCAAACATGCTGACAGCTACTGCAGGTGAAGCTGTAATGGCACACCGTTTTGCTGAGTACAAGCCTTGGAAAGGAAATATTCCTGGAAGAAACAACGGCGTATTGATTTCTAAGAATACAGAAAAAACAACCGGTTACTCAATTGATAAACTACAGGATCGCGGAGTATTCTTTGTAGATCCAGGTGAAGAAGTTTACACAGGCCAAATAATTGCCGAGCACATTAAGCCAGGTGACCTGGTAGTAAATGCTACAGAAGGTAAAAAACTGACCAACCACCGTGCCAGCGGAAGTGATGACGCTACACGTATCGCTCCTAAAACTTTGATGACACTGGAAGAATGTATGGAATATATCCAGCAGGATGAGTGTATAGAGGTAACACCGAAAAGCATCCGTATGCGTAAGGTATTGCTGAACGAAGAAGACAGGAAGCGTGTTTCAAAAAGCATGAGTGCTGAAAGTTTAGCGTAA
- a CDS encoding response regulator transcription factor, which yields MPTLIAFAEDNAINRKTFISKVSQYPELSLVITALDGADFLEQLKGLPHHLHPQVVFMDLEMPQMEGIQTIRIAKALYPAIHFIVLTVFDDEDKIFEAIRAGASGYLLKHEKAEAIKNAVENVLVDGGVPMSPAIARKAMEMLSKAQPFHQTATTTASEVDIILSAREKEILQHTIQGLDAKRIASLLGLSVNTVRKHTANIYARLHVNSKAQVMHLAHELKWFH from the coding sequence ATGCCTACACTTATCGCCTTTGCAGAAGACAATGCTATCAACCGGAAAACCTTTATCAGCAAGGTGAGCCAATACCCTGAGCTGTCGTTGGTTATCACCGCACTAGATGGAGCTGACTTTTTGGAGCAACTAAAAGGCTTGCCACATCACCTGCATCCGCAGGTAGTATTCATGGACCTGGAAATGCCGCAGATGGAAGGCATACAAACCATCAGAATTGCTAAAGCACTTTATCCTGCCATTCATTTTATAGTTCTTACAGTTTTTGACGATGAGGATAAGATATTCGAAGCCATACGTGCCGGTGCATCAGGCTACCTGCTAAAGCACGAGAAAGCCGAAGCCATAAAAAATGCGGTGGAGAATGTATTGGTAGATGGAGGTGTACCTATGAGCCCGGCCATTGCACGCAAAGCCATGGAAATGCTGAGCAAAGCACAGCCTTTCCATCAAACAGCTACTACCACTGCATCAGAAGTTGACATCATTCTTTCTGCCAGAGAAAAAGAAATACTACAGCACACCATCCAGGGACTGGATGCCAAACGCATAGCCAGCCTGTTGGGCCTGAGCGTGAACACAGTGAGGAAACATACCGCCAATATTTATGCGCGGCTACATGTAAATTCTAAAGCGCAGGTAATGCACCTGGCGCACGAGCTAAAGTGGTTTCATTAA